In Coccidioides posadasii str. Silveira chromosome 4, complete sequence, one genomic interval encodes:
- a CDS encoding uncharacterized protein (EggNog:ENOG410PRXU), whose translation MEHKFYSRFPGFQPNPSASAIDEFARLARHMNWNLRSKVYRTEWARFSALEFAKHYGVETSSLEKWQSLCRELDISKPTESITKCKKALASVHVNIFDLIDSRRTGAPIPKFTNVRALRRYTKQSGKIFPREAAKQDGFLSALLREIF comes from the exons ATGGAGCACAAGTTTTATTCTCGCTTCCCAGGCTTCCAGCCCAATCCATCCGCATCTGCAATAGATGAATTTGCTCGTCTGGCGCGTCATATGAACTGGAACCTCCGCTCTAAGGTCTACCGTACAGAGTGGGCAAGATTTAGTGCTTTGGAATTCGCTAAGCACTACGGCGTTGAAACCTCAAGCCTCGAAAAATGGCAATCGCTATGCCGTGAGCTGGACATTTCCAAGCCTACTGAAAGCATCACCAAATGCAAAAAG GCACTTGCCAGCGTGCACGTCAATATTTTTGATCTAATCGACTCTCGCCGGACTGGTGCCCCAATCCCCAAATTTACAAATGTTCGAGCGCTTAGACGGTACACAAAACAAAGTGGGAAAATATTTCCCAGAGAGGCCGCTAAACAGGATGGCTTCCTCAGTGCATTACTGCGGGAAATATTCTGA
- a CDS encoding uncharacterized protein (EggNog:ENOG410PGFF~COG:E~MEROPS:MER0002281), whose translation MKMATPANPLRDPNTLSNYNKFRTVHTSVNFEIRFDQKRLVGNVIHRLKSLTNAESKEVIFDSSYLEVKSVKVNGEAAKWQLLPRFEPYGSPLKISLEQAIPLDELIEVDISVNTTEKCTALQWLNPEQTSNGKHPYMFSQCQAIHARAIFPCQDTPDVKATFDFNLSSPLPVIASGVPLKQDASPPQSSGSIYYRFEQKVPIPSYLFAIASGDIAQAQIGPRSHVAVSPDRLDECKWELEGDTERFLQTIGDITFPYVWGEYNVLILPPSFPYGGMENPVYTFATPSIISKDRQNVDVIAHEISHSWSGNLVTNCSWEHFWLNEGWTTYLERRIQAAIHGEPYRHFSAIIGWKHLVDSVERHGDTHEFTKLVVDLKGKDPDDAFSSVPYEKGFTFIFHLENLIGKDKFDKFIPHYFTRFRGKSLDSYEFKACILDFFASDEESHVLLNKLDWDSWFYKPGLPPKPSFDTSLVDVVYELANKWKYISQSSFSPKASDMDGLVANQIVVFLEQVLLFDNPLTPEQSRFMGQVYNFAQSQNIEVSYLYLQVGLKAGDDSIVEPTIKLLGEIGRMKFVRPLYRTLEKFNRDIAVDTFEKHKNFYHPICRGLLEKDLFGDKGA comes from the exons atgaagatggCGACTCCTGCGAATCCACTCCGTGACCCAAATACCCTCTCCAACTATAACAAGTTCCGCACTGTCCATACCAGTGTCAACTTCGAGATCCGCTTTGACCAGAAGAGGCTCGTTGGCAATGTGATCCATCGCTTAAAGTCCTTGACCAATGCCGAATCAAAGGAAGTCATTTTTGATTCCAGCTACCTGGAAGTCAAGAGTGTCAAGGTCAACGGGGAGGCGGCAAAGTGGCAGCTCTTGCCGCGTTTTGAACCCTACGGCAGCCCGCTGAAGATCAGCTTAGAGCAGGCAATTCCCCTTGACGAGTTAATTGAGGTCGAT ATATCAGTCAACACGACCGAGAAATGCACGGCTCTGCAGTGGTTGAATCCGGAGCAAACCTCCAATGGAAAGCACCCGTATATGT TCTCGCAGTGCCAGGCAATCCATGCTCGCGCCATCTTTCCATGCCAGGACACCCCCGACGTCAAGGCCACCTTCGACTTCAATCTCTCTTCACCACTTCCTGTTATTGCGAGCGGCGTGCCCCTCAAACAAGACGCGTCCCCTCCGCAGTCATCGGGTAGCATTTATTATCGTTTCGAGCAGAAGGTTCCAATCCCGTCATACCTCTTTGCCATCGCCAGCGG TGACATCGCGCAAGCTCAGATTGGCCCGAGGAGCCATGTTGCCGTGAGCCCAGACAGGCTTGACGAATGTAAATGGGAGCTTGAGGGCGATACCGAGAGGTTTCTGCAGACCATAGGT GATATTACCTTCCCATATGTATGGGGAGAGTATAACGTCCTTATCCTACCTCCGAGTTTCCCGTATGGAGGGATGGAGAACCCTGTCTATACCTTCGCTACTCCAAGTATTATCTCGAAG GATCGGCAAAATGTCGACGTCATTGCGCATGAGATTTCTCACAGCTGGAGTGGCAATCTGGTGACAAACTGCTCGTGGGAGCATTTCTGGCTTAATGAAGGCTGGACCACCTACCTGGAACGGCGG ATTCAAGCAGCAAT TCACGGCGAACCATATCGGCATTTTTCTGCAATCATTGGTTGGAAGCACCTCGTTGATTCAGTCGAGCGGCATGGCGACACCCACGAGTTTACCAAGCTCGTTGTCGATTTGAAGGGGAAAGACCCCGACGATGCTTTCTCATCAGTGCCATATGAAAAGGGATTTACTTTCATATTCCACCTTGAAAACTTGATTGGCAAGGATAAGTTTGATAAGTTCATCCCTCAC TACTTTACCCGGTTTAGGGGCAAGTCCTTGGACTCATATGAGTTCAAGGCGTGCATACTTGATTTTTTCGCATCTGATGAGGAGTCTCATGTACTTCTTAACAAGCTTGACTGGGATAGCTGGTTCTACAAACCTGGCCTTCCTCCAAAACCCAGTTTTGACACATCCTTGGTGGACGTTGTCTACGAGTTAGCAAACAAATGGAAATACATTTCCCAATCGTCCTTCTCGCCAAAAGCATCCGACATGGACGGTTTAGTGGCAAATCAAATTGTTGTGTTCCTTGAGCAAGTTCTTCTCTTTGATAACCCACTTACTCCCGAACAGTCAAGGTTCATGGGACAAGTTTACAATTTTGCCCAAAGCCAGAATATTGAAGTGTCGTACCTGTACCTGCAAGTGGGCTTGAAGGCTGGGGATGATTCCATTGTCGAACCGACAATCAAGCTGCTCGGAGAGATTGGGAGAATGAAATTTGTCCGCCCTCT GTACCGGACGCTGGAGAAATTTAACAGGGATATTGCTGTTGATACATTTGAAAAGCACAAGAACTTCTACCACCCCATCTGCCGGGGATTGcttgaaaaagatctttttgGAGATAAAGGCGCATAG
- the RPL38 gene encoding 60S ribosomal protein eL38 (EggNog:ENOG410PS41~COG:J~BUSCO:16929at33183), giving the protein MPSEVSDIKQFIEICRRKDASSARIKRNRKTNQIKFKVRCKRFLYTLVLRDSDKADKLKQSLPPALKIADVSKGGAKKKAI; this is encoded by the exons ATGCCGTCCGAAGTTTCCGATATCAAGCAGTTCATCGAGATCTGCAGACGCAAGGATGCCTCCT CTGCCCGCATCAAGCGCAACCGCAAGACCAACCAGATCAAGTTCAAGGTTCGATGCAAGCGTTTCCTCTACACCCTCGTCCTGAGGGACTCCGATAAGGCAGATAAGCTGAAGCAGAGCTTGCCTCCTG CTCTCAAAATCGCCGATGTCTCTAAGGGCGGCGCGAAGAAGAAGGCGATCTAA
- a CDS encoding uncharacterized protein (EggNog:ENOG410PSN2~COG:A~BUSCO:15219at33183) encodes MAAVSEDTLTKVSTDAATDFVQSFYSALQSARPTISSFYSQPSASILFNGNAVADGAAVQDIFMNQMPSTYYEVQSYDCQVLNPSYPTAAGLQPDIQGRPRGGAAAARNMSILVLVSGYVRFGEGKESFDTPNRGFSETFVLVPNPQADGGFKGRGKKHWLIQSQNFRLVV; translated from the exons ATGGCTGCAGTGAGCGAAGACACGCTCACAAAAGTGTCCACCGATG CTGCAACTGACTTCGTTCAGTCGTTCTACTCTGCCCTCCAGTCTGCCCGGCCTACTATCTCCAGCTTCTATTCCCAACCTAGCGCGTCGATTCTCTTCAACGGAAACGCAGTTGCCGATGGTGCGGCTGTTCAAGATATATTTATGAATCAGATGCCATCTACATACTACGAAGTTCAATCTTATGATTGTCAAGTGCTTAACCCGAGCTATCCTACGGCCGCAGGGCTGCAGCCTGACATCCAAGGGCGACCGAGAGGCGGGGCAGCAGCTGCGAGAAACATGTCAATTTTGGTACTTGTGAGCGGTTACGTTCGATTTGGAGAGGGTAAAGAATCGTTTGACACGCCGAACCGAGGGTTTAGTGAAACGTTCGTGCTGGTGCCCAATCCCCAGGCTGATGGTGGGTTCAAAGGGAGAGGGAAGAAACATTGGTTAATCCAGAGTCAGAACTTCCGACTGGTTGTCTAA
- the MSM1 gene encoding methionyl-tRNA synthetase (BUSCO:141273at4751~EggNog:ENOG410PG4Y~COG:J~BUSCO:3386at33183), which produces MLDFGLRVLPLISRLPKSPRRPWQRAPCRRTIPLLTRRGVASASSNQRKPYYVTTPIFYVNASPHVGHLYTLVLADILKRWQVLLGNNDAQLLTGTDEHGIKIQQAAASHGLEPIKLCDQNCQTFKDLAQKANVQHDHFIRTTDPEHRDAVQYFWEMLDHRGYIYTAKHEGWYSVSDETFYPSNAVHATLDPATGRKIMSTIETGKEVEWFSETNYHFRLSAFKDRLLDFYRENPTFIRPKRYMDNIVQSVSSGLTDLSISRPVQRLTWGIRVPGDDTQTIYVWLDALINYLTYAGYPFTPGKENQSIWPANVHVVGKDILRFHCVYWPAFLMALDLPLPRQVLSHAHWTIGREKMSKSTGNVVNPMYALARFGVDPLRFYLAHDGGLSDDADYENAFVTERYKKTLQWGVGNLTSRLVRSKKWNVRRSIEWGVEGRFPPPSEADRKHQQLLEGIRDVTRSWMDDLNPRKAAESVVGIIHETNKYFQEARPWSMAEQSGNTEPTELSRVIYNTAESLRIAGILLQPFMPEKSARLLDMLGVAGDPEKRSFEAAIFGADEHYGVPLVELKKGTEATLFPPLVTEN; this is translated from the exons ATGTTGGATTTCGGACTCCGCGTACTGCCGCTGATATCAAGGCTCCCCAAATCCCCAAGAAGGCCTTGGCAACGTGCTCCGTGTCGACGTACCATCCCGCTGTTAACAAGGCGCGGCGTAGCGTCCGCCAGCTCCAACCAGCGAAAGCCGTACTATGTTACGACGCCCATCTTCTATGTCAATGCCT CACCCCACGTCGGACACCTGTATACCCTCGTTTTGGcagatatcttgaagagatGGCAAGTCCTGCTCGGCAACAACGATGCCCAATTGCTTACAGGGACGGACGAGCATGGGATAAAG ATCCAGCAAGCGGCCGCTTCGCACGGTCTCGAGCCCATTAAACTATGTGATCAGAACTGCCAGACCTTCAAG GACCTGGCTCAAAAAGCCAATGTTCAGCACGACCACTTTATTCGGACCACAGACCCCGAGCATCGCGATGCAGTTCAGTACTTCTGG GAAATGCTTGACCATCGGGGCTATATCTATACAGCAAAACATGAAGGATGGTATTCCGTGAGCGACGAAACGTTTTACCCTTCCAACGCCGTCCATGCAACGCTTGACCCGGCGACCGGTCGCAAAATAATG TCGACAATTGAGACAGGCAAAGAAGTAGAATGGTTCTCCGAGACTAATTATCACTTCCGGCTTTCCGCATTCAAGGATAGACTGCTCGACTTCTACCGTGAGAATCCAACGTTCATCCGCCCGAAGAGATACATGGACAATATTGTGCAGTCGGTATCGTCAGGACTGACCGACCTGTCGATTTCACGACCAGTCCAACGGTTAACATGGGGCATCCGTGTCCCCGGTGACGATACTCAAACGATTTACGTTTGGCTTGACGCGCTCATCAATTATCTCACGTATGCGGGATATCCTTTTACTCCCGGGAAGGAAAACCAAAGTATATGGCCTGCGAACGTACACGTGGTTGGTAAAGACATTCTTAG GTTTCACTGCGTCTACTGGCCAGCCTTCCTCATGGCTCTAGACCTTCCATTGCCACGCCAAGTTCTGTCCCACGCCCACTGGACGATAGGGCGGGAGAAAATGTCAAAATCTACCGGTAACGTGGTGAATCCGATGTATGCGCTAGCCCGCTTTGGCGTGGATCCGCTGCGATTCTACCTCGCTCACGACGGAGGTCTCTCCGATGATGCCGATTATGAAAATGCGTTTGTCACCGAGCGGTACAAGAAAACGTTACAATGGGGGGTCGGGAATCTGACAAGTCGACTTGTGCGGTCAAAAAAATGGAACGTTCGAAGAAGCATAGAATGGGGCGTGGAAGGCCGATTTCCGCCGCCGTCTGAGGCCGATCGAAAGCATCAGCAGCTATTGGAAGGGATCCGTGACGTTACAAGATCCTGGATGGACGATTTGAACCCACGAAAGGCGGCTGAAAGCGTAGTAGGCATTATTCACGAG acaaataaatATTTTCAAGAAGCCAGGCCCTGGTCTATGGCTGAACAGTCTGGAAACACCGAGCCAACTGAACTCAGCCGTGTGATATATAACACCGCAGAATCCTTGCGAATTGCCGGGATTCTCCTACAGCCGTTCATGCCAGAGAAATCGGCACGACTTCTCGATATGCTTGGCGTTGCGGGGGATCCTGAGAAGAGAAGTTTCGAAGCAGCGATCTTTGGCGCGGATGAGCACTACGGCGTGCCGCTGGTGGAGTTGAAGAAGGGCACAGAAGCGACACTCTTCCCCCCTCTTGTGACTGAGAATTGA